Proteins co-encoded in one Spirosoma endbachense genomic window:
- a CDS encoding MSMEG_0568 family radical SAM protein, producing the protein MNTPELLTELQAYGLRLDGFSDKGGRKGGAGPTDHKAVRLGDATIMVPVHNAASLRSPYSAEEPNLLGVSKLFKNETFVGMIVFPKQPKFYSYTTSDGVPFWKIAQLHSHNVLATTVLQNCVRYGDKSTSCQFCAIGESLKQKRTISYKRPFQLAEVARAAVEFDGVEQFVLTTGTPSTPDRGAKVLCESVRAIKASVDIPVQVQCEPPADFIWFERLKEAGADALGMHLEAVEEDVRQRIMPGKAEVSISYYMDAFKAAVAVFGRGQVSTYLLAGLGDSEEALIRISRELVDIGVYPFVVPFVPVSGTPLENHPTPNHAFMQRVLSEVGSLIAEGGITSTKMKAGCAKCGACSTLKSFEKMAKTMALA; encoded by the coding sequence ATGAACACTCCAGAGTTATTGACTGAACTACAGGCGTATGGGTTACGGTTGGATGGATTCTCTGACAAGGGTGGTCGGAAAGGTGGAGCGGGCCCAACCGATCATAAAGCGGTTCGGCTGGGAGACGCCACGATTATGGTACCCGTCCATAATGCAGCCTCCTTACGATCGCCTTATTCAGCCGAAGAACCAAATTTACTGGGCGTTTCGAAGCTATTCAAAAACGAAACGTTCGTTGGGATGATCGTATTCCCAAAACAGCCTAAGTTCTATTCGTACACGACGTCCGACGGTGTTCCGTTCTGGAAAATAGCGCAACTTCATAGCCATAACGTACTGGCTACAACGGTTCTCCAGAATTGTGTGCGCTACGGCGACAAAAGCACCTCCTGTCAGTTTTGCGCTATTGGCGAGTCGTTAAAACAGAAACGGACTATTTCGTATAAGCGTCCGTTTCAGCTGGCCGAAGTGGCCAGGGCGGCTGTCGAGTTCGATGGTGTTGAGCAATTTGTTTTAACCACAGGTACACCCTCAACGCCCGACCGGGGGGCTAAAGTGCTTTGTGAAAGCGTTCGAGCTATTAAGGCAAGCGTTGATATTCCGGTTCAGGTACAATGTGAACCGCCCGCCGATTTCATCTGGTTCGAACGGCTGAAAGAGGCCGGTGCCGACGCACTGGGGATGCACCTGGAAGCAGTGGAAGAAGATGTTCGTCAACGGATCATGCCGGGTAAAGCTGAGGTTTCTATCAGCTACTACATGGATGCCTTCAAAGCAGCGGTAGCTGTGTTTGGCAGAGGTCAGGTTTCGACCTATCTGCTGGCAGGACTGGGCGATTCCGAAGAAGCGCTCATCAGGATCAGTCGTGAGCTGGTCGATATTGGGGTTTATCCGTTTGTGGTGCCGTTTGTTCCCGTAAGTGGAACGCCATTGGAAAACCACCCAACCCCAAACCACGCTTTCATGCAACGAGTCCTCTCCGAGGTAGGCAGCCTCATTGCCGAAGGGGGGATTACCTCGACAAAAATGAAAGCAGGTTGTGCTAAATGTGGGGCGTGTTCGACCCTGAAATCGTTTGAGAAAATGGCCAAAACGATGGCTCTGGCATAA
- a CDS encoding Nit6803 family nitrilase, protein MASKSVIKAAAAQLKPVLNDSLATTEKICDMIRASASQGANIIVFPETCVPNYPYFSFVLPPVLQGPEHLALYNEAVVIPGPITALVASAAKECGIVVVLGVNERDYGTLYNTQLVFDTDGQIVLKRRKITPTYHERMIWGQGDGSGLKAVDTTIARIGVLACWEHYNPLARYALMADHEEIHCSQFPGSLVGPIFADQMEVTMRHHALESGCFVINATGWLDDEQIKSITSDDKLQKALRGGCNTMIISPEGKHLATPLTEGEGILYADLDMKLIDKRKRMMDSVGHYSRPELLSLVVDKTAYRHIDVSDKRIAIKENIDQL, encoded by the coding sequence ATGGCCTCTAAGTCTGTTATCAAAGCTGCGGCTGCTCAATTGAAACCGGTATTGAATGATAGCCTTGCCACCACTGAAAAAATTTGTGACATGATTCGCGCAAGCGCTTCTCAGGGGGCTAATATCATCGTATTTCCTGAAACATGCGTACCGAATTACCCGTACTTTTCATTCGTCCTCCCGCCTGTTCTACAGGGGCCCGAGCATCTGGCCTTATATAACGAAGCAGTTGTCATACCTGGGCCCATTACGGCACTTGTTGCCTCTGCAGCAAAAGAATGTGGAATCGTCGTCGTATTAGGCGTCAATGAGCGGGACTATGGTACGTTGTACAATACCCAGCTTGTTTTTGATACGGATGGCCAGATTGTGCTCAAACGACGAAAGATTACACCCACCTATCATGAACGAATGATTTGGGGGCAAGGCGATGGCAGTGGGCTAAAAGCAGTTGATACGACGATTGCCCGGATCGGGGTGCTGGCCTGCTGGGAGCATTACAATCCGCTGGCCCGGTATGCCCTGATGGCCGACCATGAAGAGATTCACTGTAGTCAGTTTCCGGGCTCGCTCGTGGGGCCAATCTTTGCCGACCAAATGGAAGTTACCATGCGTCATCATGCCCTGGAGAGTGGCTGTTTTGTCATCAATGCAACGGGCTGGCTGGACGACGAGCAGATTAAATCAATTACATCGGATGATAAGCTGCAAAAAGCACTAAGAGGGGGCTGCAATACCATGATTATTTCACCGGAGGGGAAGCATCTGGCAACTCCGCTAACCGAGGGTGAAGGTATTCTGTATGCAGACCTCGATATGAAGCTGATTGATAAACGCAAGCGGATGATGGACTCGGTTGGTCATTATTCCCGACCCGAGTTGCTGTCTTTGGTAGTCGACAAAACGGCTTACAGACATATTGACGTCAGTGATAAGCGCATTGCCATCAAGGAAAACATTGACCAGCTATGA
- a CDS encoding MSMEG_0572/Sll0783 family nitrogen starvation response protein: MPNVDIAQHKTGDFFVDYEEKVFEDVKAEPGQKALVTFHTVAFEGSIGLVNILTATRLLRKGFETSILLYGPGVLLGVQRGFPKIGDEAFPGHMAYSDRLLKFIAEGGKIYACRFALQALYGMGEPNLLPGIIPISPLDVLDIQLLHRKESAFIFDTWTL, encoded by the coding sequence ATGCCTAATGTTGATATTGCCCAACACAAGACAGGAGATTTCTTTGTCGACTATGAAGAAAAGGTGTTTGAGGATGTGAAAGCCGAGCCCGGTCAAAAGGCGCTGGTAACCTTCCACACCGTCGCTTTTGAAGGATCTATTGGTCTGGTTAACATCCTGACCGCAACTCGTCTGCTCCGTAAAGGCTTCGAAACGTCTATTCTTTTGTATGGTCCTGGCGTGTTGCTCGGTGTACAACGGGGGTTTCCGAAAATTGGCGATGAAGCGTTTCCCGGTCATATGGCTTATTCCGACAGGCTACTAAAATTCATTGCTGAGGGTGGGAAAATATACGCCTGTCGTTTTGCCCTACAAGCACTATATGGCATGGGTGAGCCGAACTTACTGCCAGGAATTATCCCCATTAGCCCGCTTGACGTGCTTGACATTCAACTTCTGCACCGCAAAGAAAGCGCATTCATTTTCGACACCTGGACATTATAA
- a CDS encoding MbcA/ParS/Xre antitoxin family protein, which yields MIKHGLDVFDGRTDVLSRWLHGPLPELRHQAPVTLLDTTIGFSMVHTVLGRIEHGVYS from the coding sequence TTGATAAAGCACGGACTGGATGTTTTTGATGGTCGCACCGACGTACTGAGTCGCTGGCTACATGGGCCTTTACCGGAACTCCGACACCAGGCACCCGTTACGCTCTTAGATACCACCATTGGCTTTAGCATGGTGCATACCGTGTTGGGGCGCATTGAACATGGCGTCTACTCCTAA
- a CDS encoding RES family NAD+ phosphorylase, with translation MTSIESTVRVYRLIKERSLSTPLSAEGARRLGGRWNPPGVGILYTSASPELALLEQIVHLRSLPYSDLPRLVLLTLVLPEQPRLLKDSDLPTDWRNEADFSVNHQAIATWLAKPDVLAIGVPSAVVPDSFNYLLHPAHASFGQITVARTSAFPIDARFY, from the coding sequence ATGACCTCAATTGAATCGACGGTTCGTGTGTACCGGCTTATTAAAGAACGTTCTCTAAGTACACCACTTTCGGCAGAAGGAGCGCGACGATTAGGTGGTCGCTGGAATCCGCCTGGTGTGGGTATTCTTTACACCTCAGCTAGCCCTGAATTGGCCTTGCTGGAACAGATCGTCCACTTACGATCCTTACCCTATAGCGACTTACCCCGACTAGTACTCCTGACGCTGGTACTGCCCGAACAACCACGTCTGCTTAAGGATTCAGATTTGCCAACTGATTGGCGGAACGAAGCGGATTTTAGTGTGAATCATCAGGCCATAGCAACCTGGTTGGCCAAGCCTGATGTGTTAGCGATTGGCGTGCCTTCTGCGGTAGTACCAGACTCATTTAACTATTTGCTTCACCCGGCACACGCATCATTTGGACAAATAACCGTAGCCCGGACGTCCGCTTTCCCAATAGACGCTCGTTTTTATTAA
- a CDS encoding outer membrane protein assembly factor BamB family protein — protein MPKPERFFTQTSVESSPAVLNGILYIGSGNAVYAFLTQTGVQKWRFTLSNPTGYANSTLAIANGMVYACSFDKMVYALDVQAGVKTWEFATASIINSSPAVADGIVYVKSNDGKLKALDAVTGLKKWEFALAATTVNSSPTVANGIVYRLQLRHVLEKWVMCRYVQKITGRIYGNGLLGRTRIVAVVSTGLSQTC, from the coding sequence GTGCCAAAACCAGAACGCTTTTTTACCCAAACTTCGGTTGAGTCGAGTCCGGCTGTCCTAAATGGAATACTCTACATTGGCAGCGGAAATGCGGTCTATGCATTTTTGACCCAAACGGGTGTTCAGAAGTGGCGCTTTACCTTAAGCAATCCGACTGGTTACGCCAACTCAACTCTGGCAATCGCCAATGGAATGGTATATGCCTGCAGTTTCGATAAAATGGTGTATGCGCTGGATGTACAGGCAGGCGTAAAGACATGGGAATTCGCGACGGCAAGTATCATTAACTCGAGCCCAGCGGTGGCCGATGGAATCGTTTATGTGAAAAGTAACGATGGTAAATTAAAGGCATTGGATGCCGTTACCGGCCTAAAGAAATGGGAGTTTGCTTTAGCCGCAACAACGGTTAATTCAAGCCCTACCGTAGCAAATGGCATCGTTTATAGGCTCCAGCTTAGACACGTTTTAGAAAAGTGGGTAATGTGTCGATACGTCCAGAAAATTACGGGGCGGATTTACGGCAACGGCCTGCTCGGGCGGACCCGGATTGTCGCAGTAGTCAGTACGGGACTGTCCCAAACGTGTTAG
- a CDS encoding outer membrane protein assembly factor BamB family protein, with product MKINLLISSLVLLVSFWHVNAQSNTTVYIGSGDGKLYALDAQNGTKKWDYTIASGQKVNASPTVSNGLVYAGGTGGNSLRSMPRSAPKSGMPV from the coding sequence ATGAAAATAAATCTACTGATCAGTAGTCTAGTACTACTAGTGAGTTTCTGGCACGTAAACGCCCAATCAAATACAACCGTTTATATTGGCAGTGGCGATGGTAAATTATATGCCCTTGACGCCCAGAATGGGACAAAAAAATGGGACTATACCATAGCTTCAGGCCAGAAAGTTAATGCCAGCCCTACCGTTTCCAATGGATTGGTTTATGCGGGTGGCACCGGGGGAAACTCGTTGCGCTCGATGCCGAGATCGGCACCAAAAAGTGGGATGCCAGTGTAA